Proteins from a single region of Chanodichthys erythropterus isolate Z2021 chromosome 13, ASM2448905v1, whole genome shotgun sequence:
- the LOC137034865 gene encoding protein FAM163B: MTAGTVVITGGILAAVILLTIVTVLCYCRLQYYCCKREESEEGEEEADVAKASPSPPRQPSPPESPLSLQHFPEYASSNQLLMTAEPFEPNGPVSYPQYTPRMPYRPPRSYTFCPSCSGYLPLYMSPQEGLRNGGGRISYRTLQQEELDLPMDTPSFHKLNLIRSVTMQEVLTHHSVSTDV; encoded by the exons ATGACAGCCGGCACAGTGGTCATCACAGGTGGAATTTTAGCTGCAGTCATCTTGCTAACTATTGTCACAGTTTTGTGTTACTGTAGGCTGCAG TATTACTGCTGTAAAAGAGAAGAGTCggaggagggggaggaggaggctGACGTTGCCAAGGCATCGCCAAGTCCACCACGCCAACCGAGTCCACCCGAGAGTCCACTGAGTCTTCAACATTTCCCCGAATACGCGTCCTCCAATCAGCTGCTAATGACTGCAGAGCCTTTTGAGCCCAATGGACCAGTCAGCTATCCTCAGTACACCCCACGCATGCCCTACAGGCCGCCCCGCTCGTACACTTTCTGCCCCTCCTGCTCGGGCTATCTGCCGCTGTACATGAGCCCACAGGAGGGGCTGCGCAATGGAGGTGGCAGGATCAGCTACAGGACTCTGCAGCAGGAGGAATTAGACCTGCCAATGGATACGCCCAGCTTCCACAAACTCAACCTCATCCGCTCCGTCACCATGCAGGAAGTGCTGACTCATCACAGCGTCAGCACGGATGTGTAG